In Perca flavescens isolate YP-PL-M2 chromosome 7, PFLA_1.0, whole genome shotgun sequence, the following proteins share a genomic window:
- the fmodb gene encoding fibromodulin, with protein sequence MNVIMWTVVLFLIMGIVDLSIGQHYSRFQWLSHLRGRWRHTGWRVEDVDCPLECDCPSTFPIAMYCHGRNLQHVPYIPSHIKYVYLQHNQITGIQDGVFDNATNLVWVVLFHNQLNSDKIGKNVFSKLTHLDRLLLDHNELIRVPPNLPMSITDLRLGHNKIPKILSKSFEGMANLTTLQLQANVIEDIGGVFKGLKSLTMLDMRKNRLRKIPDNLPERLQQLYLEFNKIESVPAGFLTMNPKLQFVRLAHNKLTDKGLPSNVFNISTLIELDLSFNKLEKIPVVSRNLENLYLQANKIKEFSLGSFCGAIDITNFSRLRMLRLDANEISAKDIPAEAAYCLRLVAFIDV encoded by the exons ATGAATG TGATCATGTGGACAGTGGTGCTCTTCCTCATTATGGGAATCGTGGATCTGAGCATCGGCCAACATTACAGCCGGTTCCAATGGCTGTCACATCTGCGAGGGCGGTGGCGGCACACTGGCTGGCGGGTTGAGGATGTGGACTGCCCTTTGGAGTGCGACTGCCCCTCAACCTTCCCCATTGCTATGTACTGTCATGGCCGCAACCTTCAGCATGTTCCCTACATCCCCTCACATATTAAGTATGTCTACCTGCAGCACAACCAGATCACCGGCATCCAGGACGGGGTGTTTGACAATGCTACCAACTTGGTCTGGGTTGTGCTGTTTCACAACCAGCTCAACTCAGACAAGATCGGCAAGAATGTCTTCAGCAAGCTCACGCACCTGGACCGGCTCCTCTTGGATCATAATGAGCTTATACGTGTGCCTCCCAACCTGCCCATGTCCATCACAGACCTACGACTTGGTCACAACAAGATCCCAAAAATCCTCTCCAAGTCATTCGAGGGGATGGCCAACCTCACCACCCTTCAGCTCCAAGCAAATGTCATAGAGGACATTGGAGGTGTGTTCAAGGGACTGAAATCTCTGACTATGCTGGATATGAGGAAAAACAGGCTGAGGAAAATCCCTGACAACCTCCCAGAGAGGCTGCAGCAGCTCTACCTGGAGTTTAATAAAATAGAGAGCGTGCCAGCGGGATTTCTCACCATGAATCCCAAACTGCAGTTTGTCCGGTTGGCTCATAACAAGCTAACAGATAAAGGACTTCCATCCAATGTCTTCAATATCAGCACGCTGATTGAGCTTGACCTTTCTTTCAATAAACTGGAGAAGATCCCTGTTGTCAGTCGGAACCTGGAGAACCTTTATTTGCAAGCCAATAAGATCAAAG AGTTCTCCCTGGGCAGTTTCTGCGGTGCAATCGACATTACAAACTTCTCCAGGCTAAGAATGCTGCGTTTGGATGCCAATGAGATCAGTGCCAAAGACATTCCTGCTGAGGCTGCCTACTGTTTGCGGCTTGTTGCCTTTATAGATGTGTAG
- the LOC114559084 gene encoding MAP kinase-activated protein kinase 2 isoform X1 gives MSNQLQTAFPIQQQPNLNSAPFPQCFVKPFNNPLQIKRNVITDDYSVTSQVLGMGINGRVLEIFHKESEEKYALKMLQDCPEARREVEIHWRVSPCPHIVPIIDVYENLYQNRKCLLIVMECMDGGELFSHIQDRGDHAFTEREASDIMKSIGEAIHFLHSINIAHRDIKPENLLYTSKRPDALLKLTDFGFAKEITTLNSLATPCFTPYYVAPEVLGPEKYDRSCDMWSLGVIMYILLCGYPPFFSHHGLAISPGMKRRICNGQYEFPNSEWCDVSEEAKQLICHLLKTEPTQRMNITEFINHPWINQSVKVPQTPLHTSRVLHEEQDVWEKVKEEMTNALQTMRVDYDQIKIKTIEDSTNPLLLKRRKKSKNSATQSPG, from the exons ATGTCGAATCAGCTCCAGACGGCTTTCCCGATCCAACAGCAGCCTAATCTGAACTCTGCTCCTTTCCCACAGTGTTTTGTGAAACCTTTTAACAATCCTCTTCAAATCAAAAGGAATGTAATAACAGACGATTACAGTGTAACAAGTCAGGTGCTCGGGATGGGAATAAATGGCAGAGTGTTGGAAATATTCCACAAAGAGAGTGAAGAAAAGTATGCACTAAAG atgcTGCAGGATTGTCCAGAGGCCAGACGGGAGGTGGAGATCCACTGGAGGGTGTCACCCTGCCCCCATATTGTACCCATCATAGATGTTTATGAGAATCTCTACCAGAACAGGAAATGCCTCCTCATTGTGATGGAATG taTGGATGGAGGTGAATTATTCAGTCATATCCAAGACAGAGGGGATCATGCATTTACAGAAAGAG AGGCCTCGGACATCATGAAAAGTATTGGAGAAGCCATACATTTCTTGCATTCCATCAACATTGCTCACAGAGACATCAAG CCAGAGAACCTGCTCTACACTTCCAAAAGGCCAGATGCCCTCCTAAAGCTGACAGATTTTGGGTTTGCCAAAGAAATCACCACTTTAAACTCTCTAGCAACACCATGTTTCACCCCTTACTATGTTG CTCCAGAAGTTCTTGGTCCAGAGAAGTATGACAGATCCTGTGACATGTGGTCTCTGGGTGTCATTATGTATATTCT TCTTTGTGGATATCCTCCTTTTTTCTCACATCATGGTCTGGCAATATCCCCAGGAATGAAAAGACGGATCTGTAATGGACAATATGAGTTCCCCAACTCCGAGTGGTGTGATGTGTCTGAGGAAG CCAAACAGCTAATCTGTCACTTACTGAAAACCGAGCCTACCCAGAGAATGAACATCACCGAGTTCATAAACCATCCCTGGATTAAT CAGTCAGTGAAGGTCCCACAAACGCCTCTTCACACCAGCCGAGTGCTGCACGAGGAACAAGATGTCTGGGAGAAGGTTAAG GAGGAAATGACAAATGCCCTGCAAACCATGAGAGTGGACTATGATCAAATTAAAATCAAAACCATTGAAGACTCTACTAATCCTCTACTCttgaagagaagaaagaaaagtaaaaactcAGCCACACAGTCTCCAGGCTAG
- the LOC114559084 gene encoding MAP kinase-activated protein kinase 2 isoform X2 produces MSNQLQTAFPIQQQPNLNSAPFPQCFVKPFNNPLQIKRNVITDDYSVTSQVLGMGINGRVLEIFHKESEEKYALKMLQDCPEARREVEIHWRVSPCPHIVPIIDVYENLYQNRKCLLIVMECMDGGELFSHIQDRGDHAFTEREASDIMKSIGEAIHFLHSINIAHRDIKPENLLYTSKRPDALLKLTDFGFAKEITTLNSLATPCFTPYYVAPEVLGPEKYDRSCDMWSLGVIMYILLCGYPPFFSHHGLAISPGMKRRICNGQYEFPNSEWCDVSEEAKQLICHLLKTEPTQRMNITEFINHPWINSVKVPQTPLHTSRVLHEEQDVWEKVKEEMTNALQTMRVDYDQIKIKTIEDSTNPLLLKRRKKSKNSATQSPG; encoded by the exons ATGTCGAATCAGCTCCAGACGGCTTTCCCGATCCAACAGCAGCCTAATCTGAACTCTGCTCCTTTCCCACAGTGTTTTGTGAAACCTTTTAACAATCCTCTTCAAATCAAAAGGAATGTAATAACAGACGATTACAGTGTAACAAGTCAGGTGCTCGGGATGGGAATAAATGGCAGAGTGTTGGAAATATTCCACAAAGAGAGTGAAGAAAAGTATGCACTAAAG atgcTGCAGGATTGTCCAGAGGCCAGACGGGAGGTGGAGATCCACTGGAGGGTGTCACCCTGCCCCCATATTGTACCCATCATAGATGTTTATGAGAATCTCTACCAGAACAGGAAATGCCTCCTCATTGTGATGGAATG taTGGATGGAGGTGAATTATTCAGTCATATCCAAGACAGAGGGGATCATGCATTTACAGAAAGAG AGGCCTCGGACATCATGAAAAGTATTGGAGAAGCCATACATTTCTTGCATTCCATCAACATTGCTCACAGAGACATCAAG CCAGAGAACCTGCTCTACACTTCCAAAAGGCCAGATGCCCTCCTAAAGCTGACAGATTTTGGGTTTGCCAAAGAAATCACCACTTTAAACTCTCTAGCAACACCATGTTTCACCCCTTACTATGTTG CTCCAGAAGTTCTTGGTCCAGAGAAGTATGACAGATCCTGTGACATGTGGTCTCTGGGTGTCATTATGTATATTCT TCTTTGTGGATATCCTCCTTTTTTCTCACATCATGGTCTGGCAATATCCCCAGGAATGAAAAGACGGATCTGTAATGGACAATATGAGTTCCCCAACTCCGAGTGGTGTGATGTGTCTGAGGAAG CCAAACAGCTAATCTGTCACTTACTGAAAACCGAGCCTACCCAGAGAATGAACATCACCGAGTTCATAAACCATCCCTGGATTAAT TCAGTGAAGGTCCCACAAACGCCTCTTCACACCAGCCGAGTGCTGCACGAGGAACAAGATGTCTGGGAGAAGGTTAAG GAGGAAATGACAAATGCCCTGCAAACCATGAGAGTGGACTATGATCAAATTAAAATCAAAACCATTGAAGACTCTACTAATCCTCTACTCttgaagagaagaaagaaaagtaaaaactcAGCCACACAGTCTCCAGGCTAG